One Planctomycetia bacterium genomic window, GGCGCTCCAAATGTTCCGCTTGGTAAGCGTCTTCGATCTTAGCCAAGTCCAGGTCGATCAGTCTGTCGAGCGATTGAACCGTCGCGACGAGATCTTCTCGGCTGCCGTGCCAAGTCCGACCTAACGCACCGATGAGACCGGACCGCAATCGAGACATAGCGACGTTCGTGAAGACTTGGTCGAGGCCGATCTCGACATGCCGTCGACCGACGCGCCAGCGGCGAAGTACATAGGCTCCGTCGTACGGGCCCGACAAGAGTTCGCGCACCCATTGGGTGAGCGACTGCTTGAGCCGCGCGATTTGTGCGTCGCCGCCCGTGATGACGCTGCGCGCACCGGAATGACGTTCGATCTCGGAATAAAAGTCCTCGATCAGAGCCGGAAGAAACGGGTCCAGACTTAACGCCACGGCCTGCACTCGGCGAGCATCCTCGATGCTCCACCCGACATAAGCTTGCAGCTCGCAATAACGCTCGTAAAGCTTTTCGACGTCCATCGTTCGGTGCCTTGTCGAAGGATTCTCTAACCCCTCTCTATGCGATGGAGCCGCTTATTGCAACGACGCCCCGCCATTCTCGCGTTTTCTGAAGCCGATCGTAATGAGTCAAAAGCTGAGGAAAGCAACGAGACGACTACGTTTCCGTCGCATCTCAAGTGATTTAACAAGGCGCGACGTTGAACACCGAGCATGCGGGCACTAGCTTAATGAATATCGGATTCCCGATGCCGGAGGGTTGCCGGCATCTAGTTACGAATTGATCGCAGCAGATGAATCGAAACATACTCGCCGTCGAAGACGACGCAGACGCGCTCGCTAACGTGCGGGACATTCTCGAATTGGACGGGTTCCAAGTCTGCGGCGCCTCCACGCTGCGCGAGGCCGCTGAGGGGCGCCAGTGGTCGGACTTCGCGGTCATACTTTTAGATCGACGTCTGCCCGACGGTTTGGCCGAAGATGTATTGCCGACGATTCGCGAGCAAGCCCCTGGCGCCGCGATCATCATCATTACGGGCAACGCCGATCTCGCCGGCACGATCGTCGCTCTGCGGGCCGGCGCAACCGACTACTTGTTGAAGCCCGTCAATCCGGACCTCCTTCGCGCTGCGGTATCGGTAAGGTGCAAAAGGCACATGCCGATCTTAGCCGTCTGCATGAGGAAGTGCGCAACTACGCGGCACCGATCGAGCTCGATTGCGAGAATTGGAATCTCGGCACGCTTTGGCGACAAGCCTGGAGAAACGTCACGGCGGGAGCGATGCAAGGCAAACCGCCCGAGCTGGTCGAGCAGATCGCCGGCGTGGATTTGACTTGTGATTGCGACGGCTTTCGTCTGGATCAAGTCTTCCGGAACTTGTTCGAGAATGCCGTCGCGGCTTGTCCTGCGATAGCTCGGATCGAGGTCGTCTGCTCCGACGACGAGTTTGACGGTCGACCGGCGATTCGCATCGACGTACGCGACAACGGCAAGGGGCTGACACCGGCCGAAGCGGAGCGCGTCTTCGCTCCGTTCTACACGACAAAGCCGAAAGGAACCGGTCTAGGATTGGCGATCGTCGCGCGGATCATCGAAGCGCACGGCGGCACGATCGCGGCGCATAGCAGAAATAACAACGGTGCGGAGTTCTCGCTCATCTTGCCGCGTCGCCGAGCGCGGAGCGAATTCGCCTCGGCCGAAACGATAGACCGGACGTCTGAACCCGAAAAGCAACTCTCGACTCACTCACGCTAGAACATCATGGCTCATGCGTCCGATCTCCTCGTCGTCGACGACGAGGCCGAATTTCGCGAAGTCCTAGTTCAACGTCTACGGCGTCGCGGATTCAATGTTTACGAAGCGTCCGAAGGCGCAGCGGCGTTGGCCGAAACCGAACGTCGTCAATTCGCCGCCGCAGTCATCGACCTGATGATGCCGACGATGCCGGGCCTTGAGTTGCTCGAGAAACTGAAAGCGGCCGATCCCGAGTGCGAAGTGATCATGCTCACCGGTTCGGCCACCGTCGAGACCGCGGTCAAGGCGATGAAGCTCGGCGCTTACGACTACTTGACGAAGCCCTGCTCGATGGCGGA contains:
- a CDS encoding response regulator, with the protein product MNRNILAVEDDADALANVRDILELDGFQVCGASTLREAAEGRQWSDFAVILLDRRLPDGLAEDVLPTIREQAPGAAIIIITGNADLAGTIVALRAGATDYLLKPVNPDLLRAAVSVRCKRHMPILAVCMRKCATTRHRSSSIARIGISARFGDKPGETSRRERCKANRPSWSSRSPAWI
- a CDS encoding ATP-binding protein, whose translation is MDLTCDCDGFRLDQVFRNLFENAVAACPAIARIEVVCSDDEFDGRPAIRIDVRDNGKGLTPAEAERVFAPFYTTKPKGTGLGLAIVARIIEAHGGTIAAHSRNNNGAEFSLILPRRRARSEFASAETIDRTSEPEKQLSTHSR
- a CDS encoding response regulator encodes the protein MAHASDLLVVDDEAEFREVLVQRLRRRGFNVYEASEGAAALAETERRQFAAAVIDLMMPTMPGLELLEKLKAADPECEVIMLTGSATVETAVKAMKLGAYDYLTKPCSMAEFDALVDKAVERRKLTQENGRLKEVLQRKQPQSEMVGDSSALKEVWRLIDRAGPTDKAILIQGESGTGKELVARALHRRSLRAEQPLVAINCAA